A single genomic interval of Pirellulales bacterium harbors:
- a CDS encoding PfkB family carbohydrate kinase: MPLLVVGSVALDSVETPSQRRDDVLGGSAVFFSYAASFFCGVRLVGAVGEDWPSEHTRMLAGRGIDVSGLQIIPGGKTFRWRGKYEPNMNDRETLEVHLNVLGTFDPVLPEEFRESKFLFLANGAPTLQMKVLDQVAGAVLTVADTMDLWINIQRDQLNQLLRRIDGLVLNDSEAKLLTDDENLVRAGHKVRRMGPKFVIIKKGEHGAMFFGEHETYVMPAFPTADVVDPTGAGDSFAGGMMGYLAEQDNFEPRTLKEAMAYGIVVASFAVEDFSLDRLQQIDRRDLDRRLAEYKRMMAF, from the coding sequence ATGCCGCTCTTGGTTGTCGGATCGGTTGCCTTGGATAGCGTGGAAACGCCGAGCCAGCGGCGCGACGACGTGCTGGGAGGCTCAGCCGTTTTCTTCTCGTACGCGGCCAGCTTCTTCTGCGGAGTGCGGCTCGTTGGAGCGGTCGGCGAGGATTGGCCGAGCGAGCATACGCGGATGCTTGCCGGCCGCGGGATCGATGTCTCCGGGCTGCAGATCATCCCCGGCGGAAAGACGTTTCGCTGGCGCGGCAAATACGAGCCGAACATGAATGACCGCGAGACGCTCGAGGTCCATCTCAATGTGCTGGGCACGTTCGATCCGGTGCTGCCGGAGGAATTCCGCGAGAGCAAGTTCCTCTTCTTGGCCAACGGCGCCCCGACGCTCCAAATGAAAGTGCTCGACCAGGTCGCCGGTGCCGTTCTCACGGTCGCCGACACGATGGACCTCTGGATCAACATCCAGCGCGACCAGCTCAATCAACTCCTGCGCCGGATCGACGGGCTGGTGCTCAACGACAGCGAAGCGAAGCTCCTGACCGACGATGAAAACCTCGTCCGTGCTGGCCACAAGGTCCGCCGCATGGGACCGAAATTCGTGATCATCAAAAAGGGAGAACACGGGGCCATGTTCTTCGGCGAACATGAGACCTACGTCATGCCCGCGTTTCCAACCGCCGATGTGGTCGATCCGACCGGGGCGGGAGACAGCTTCGCCGGCGGGATGATGGGCTACCTGGCCGAACAGGACAACTTCGAGCCTCGCACGCTCAAGGAGGCGATGGCCTACGGCATCGTCGTGGCCAGCTTCGCCGTCGAGGATTTCAGCCTCGATCGCCTGCAACAGATCGACCGCCGCGACCTCGACCGCCGCCTGGCCGAATACAAGCGAATGATGGCGTTCTGA